A portion of the Myxococcales bacterium genome contains these proteins:
- a CDS encoding response regulator produces the protein MHRAAVVELAESLELTPKLVEGRLAALGLDDDARARLRAIAPLVLANASRFLDSFYARLLDHAATRGYFRTPEEVARLKTHQLAYIEELFTAEYDWEHALRCLHIGLAHHRGRLTPQWFVASFGHFVLDHVPLVFAASGSVEEAVETVTAIVKSVLFDASLTLEGYAMSAVNASRSSLDLPAEDGSHKPAAAVARVGAEARAPAVTRSRVALDDASERSLFLGINAEVRAALHALAPAVETAIPEVLNEFYELFSGWGETRDLVPANVAERLKREVASYWSELVRSEFDRPYAASRTLVGIVHERVGLPSPLYLVGLARQVSSLLRRAATKQADVDALLRAVFFDVSFVLQAYLDARAAAVLRSEGFAVELLSGLSSGVAVVDAKLRISVVNPALLTMFGLDARLARHVHLRQAVPFPEAASLARRAWDEPLAARVSCVANHEGRVFRMTALRLEGTAESVALVLDDITELVHAQRDVDADDRTYADVLDAVQSFVWELDEATEALTTVSRSVVNVAGVRDVALLGRRGAFLELLPERERAAIKSIWRAAKVGQRAEVAHRLQRPSGETVWVRSTFARGTTSEGHAVVRGTSVDVTALRRAEQHRLDAIGKLAGGIAHEYNNQLTVVLSSLSLLDAPGGAADLSLIEEARTATERCAALTKRLLSVAQRQMLRPRSLVLNDMLGRAKPSLARQVGDRVELEMHLDPDLWPCNVDAEELEVALSNVLSNASDSMPAGGRVTVATRNLRADEALEGVALGHDDFVEIAIEDAGRGMDETVRRRAFEPFFSTDPGKSGLGLALVHGFVAQSGGHVLLASERGKGTTVRMLFPRASAPTTGGPRAEGRPVVVAVDDQPAVRRVLKRLFEAMGYAVVTAGSSEETLALLSQVRPDVLVTDVVLAAGDSGSTLARLARERDPSLPIVFISGYPREELDLGALGDGTWFVAKPFAKDSLESALRQALGSRPRATA, from the coding sequence GTGCATCGCGCTGCGGTCGTGGAGCTCGCGGAATCCCTGGAGCTCACCCCGAAGCTCGTGGAGGGACGGCTCGCCGCGCTTGGTCTCGACGACGACGCCCGCGCTCGACTGCGGGCCATCGCGCCGTTGGTGCTCGCCAACGCGTCGCGCTTCCTCGACTCGTTCTACGCGCGCCTGCTCGACCACGCTGCGACGCGCGGCTACTTCCGCACGCCAGAGGAGGTCGCTCGCCTCAAGACTCACCAGCTCGCTTACATCGAGGAGCTCTTCACCGCCGAGTACGACTGGGAGCACGCGCTACGCTGCCTCCACATCGGGCTCGCCCACCACCGCGGCCGCCTGACGCCGCAGTGGTTCGTCGCGAGCTTCGGGCACTTCGTGCTCGATCACGTCCCGCTCGTCTTCGCCGCCTCCGGCAGCGTTGAGGAGGCGGTCGAGACGGTCACGGCGATCGTGAAGTCGGTGCTCTTCGACGCGTCCCTCACCCTCGAGGGCTACGCGATGAGCGCCGTGAACGCGTCTCGCTCCTCTCTGGACCTGCCCGCCGAGGACGGCTCGCACAAGCCTGCGGCCGCCGTGGCGAGGGTGGGTGCGGAAGCGCGGGCGCCTGCCGTGACGCGGAGCCGCGTGGCCCTCGACGACGCTTCGGAGCGGAGTTTGTTTCTCGGAATCAACGCCGAGGTCCGCGCCGCGCTCCACGCGCTCGCGCCCGCCGTCGAGACGGCCATCCCCGAGGTCCTCAACGAGTTCTACGAGCTGTTCTCCGGGTGGGGCGAGACGAGAGACCTCGTGCCCGCGAACGTGGCGGAGCGCCTCAAGCGAGAGGTCGCGTCGTACTGGAGCGAGCTCGTGCGTAGCGAGTTCGACCGCCCCTACGCAGCGTCGCGGACGCTCGTCGGGATCGTGCACGAGCGCGTCGGTCTCCCTTCGCCGCTCTACCTCGTCGGCCTCGCGCGTCAGGTCTCGAGCCTCCTCCGTCGGGCCGCGACGAAGCAGGCGGACGTGGATGCGCTGCTCCGGGCCGTGTTCTTCGATGTGTCCTTCGTCCTCCAGGCCTATCTCGACGCGCGCGCCGCGGCGGTGCTCCGGAGCGAGGGCTTCGCCGTCGAGCTGCTCTCGGGCCTCTCGTCGGGCGTCGCCGTCGTCGACGCCAAGCTCCGCATCTCTGTGGTGAACCCCGCGCTGCTCACGATGTTCGGGCTCGACGCCCGGCTCGCGCGTCACGTGCACCTCCGCCAGGCGGTGCCCTTCCCGGAGGCAGCGTCCCTCGCGCGGCGCGCCTGGGACGAGCCGCTCGCCGCGCGCGTGTCGTGTGTGGCCAACCACGAGGGCCGCGTCTTCCGGATGACGGCGCTCCGCCTCGAGGGCACCGCGGAGAGCGTCGCGCTCGTCCTCGACGACATCACGGAGCTCGTCCACGCGCAGCGCGACGTCGACGCGGACGACCGTACGTACGCCGACGTGCTCGACGCCGTGCAGTCGTTCGTGTGGGAGCTCGACGAGGCGACCGAGGCCCTGACGACGGTCTCGCGCTCGGTCGTGAACGTCGCGGGGGTCCGCGACGTGGCGCTGCTCGGACGCCGCGGCGCGTTCCTCGAGCTCCTGCCGGAGCGCGAGCGCGCGGCCATCAAGAGCATTTGGCGCGCCGCGAAGGTGGGGCAACGCGCCGAGGTCGCGCACCGGCTCCAGCGTCCGAGCGGCGAGACCGTTTGGGTCCGCAGCACCTTCGCGCGCGGCACGACCTCCGAAGGACACGCGGTCGTCCGCGGGACCTCCGTGGACGTCACCGCCCTCCGCCGCGCCGAGCAACACCGCCTCGACGCCATCGGCAAGCTCGCCGGCGGGATTGCCCACGAGTACAACAACCAGCTCACGGTGGTGCTCTCGAGCCTCTCGCTGCTCGACGCGCCCGGCGGCGCCGCCGACCTCTCGCTCATCGAGGAGGCGCGCACCGCGACCGAGCGGTGCGCCGCGCTGACCAAGCGCCTGCTCTCCGTCGCCCAGCGACAGATGCTGCGGCCCAGGTCCCTCGTCCTGAACGACATGCTCGGGCGCGCGAAGCCTTCGCTCGCGAGGCAGGTGGGCGACCGCGTCGAGCTGGAGATGCACCTGGATCCGGATCTCTGGCCCTGCAACGTCGACGCCGAGGAGCTCGAGGTCGCGCTTTCAAACGTGCTCTCGAACGCGAGCGATTCGATGCCCGCGGGCGGCCGCGTCACCGTCGCGACCCGAAACCTGCGAGCCGACGAGGCGCTCGAGGGCGTCGCGCTCGGACACGACGACTTCGTCGAGATCGCGATCGAAGACGCGGGCCGCGGAATGGACGAGACGGTCCGGCGTCGCGCCTTCGAGCCCTTCTTCTCGACGGACCCGGGGAAGTCCGGTCTCGGGCTCGCGCTGGTGCACGGCTTCGTCGCGCAGAGCGGAGGCCACGTTCTTCTCGCCTCGGAGCGCGGGAAGGGAACCACGGTGCGCATGCTCTTTCCCCGCGCGAGTGCGCCGACGACCGGCGGACCGCGAGCCGAGGGTCGCCCCGTCGTCGTCGCCGTCGACGATCAGCCCGCCGTGCGCCGCGTCCTCAAGCGACTCTTCGAGGCGATGGGCTACGCCGTCGTCACCGCCGGGTCGTCGGAGGAGACGCTCGCGCTCCTCTCG